The genomic interval AGATCTGCCGGCGGGTCCACTCCAGATTCTCATCAGGCACCGACCCCAGTCCAAACTTGACCGCAGCGTCAAATATCCACAACTGTGGCTATCGCCTCCTGCTGGAGATCAGTAAGAACttcacatttgaaaataaaattgctCTTGTTGtgacacttttttgtgtgtgtgtttctcagtATCAAGGAATGATGTGGTTCCGAGAGGAAGCGGTGTGTTGTGCCTGCACGGTCGGTCCTCGGGTGAGAGCAGCAGCACGAGTGGTGGAGACGACGGAAGACATCAACACAGCAGTGAGCAGAAGCACCTGACGACTCCCACCTCCATGTTAAACCACCAGGGGCCACCAGGCCAGGATTCACCTTTGGAAGGTGTGATACTGGATGCTGTGTATACAATTTGAACCAAATTAGAAGCCGAGTTTGACACTACTCCATCTGTGTGTGTCATTTTGATCACACAGAGGGATCTTTGGACTTGAACCTCTCGGATTCATGCCCGTCAGAGAACGTTTGCAGGCAAGACAGCGCAGAGACAGAATATGCTCATGACGAGGTGCACATTTTGAGCTCATTGGATTTTAAATCAGcgcttttgttgtgttttttacatATGTGCTGTTGTCGTCTGTTGCTTTCAGGGTATGTTTTTAGGTGAGAAGAGGCTGGCAGAAGCTGCACAGAACCTCAAAAAAGTGGCAGATACCAGCGTCCCAGTCGTACTGAACATTATTGGTAATTTCTTCCTCTGCAGTTTCTGTATGTGGGTtgctttttatgaaaatatctTTATGCATCGGGCCTGAATCCCACCCTGAAGTGGCCATTGTAGtggggagggcaaggtgagtagcAGCGAGACATGTGAGAGTTGTCGGTCTTATGAATAggaaatttacatttcaaaaacacTCCGGCGGCACCAAGAGTGATATGCCTTCTCTGGAAGAACGAGTTTGCTTACCAATGAAGCAGCTAAAGGCTTAGCCTAGCACATCTAATGTTAGGTCAGACCAGTTCCATCATTTGTCCCATCATCCCGCAGGTCTCCAACGAGTTAAAAGTAAGAACTACGAGGAGGCATTCGTCTGTTTTGTGGCGGCCGCCGAGCAAGGCTACAGCAAGGCTCAGTTTAACGCTGGCGTCTGTTACGAGATGGGCAAAGGAGTCAGCAAGGACAAGGACAAGGTGAGGAGCATCCGGTTTTCATGTTTTCCCACTTCAAATATTCCTTCATAACATTAACTACAAGAGCTGAATCATTTGACACTCATAGAGGCGTAATAattgatgattattattgtttttgtatagTACCATTACAAAAAcagagcattattatctttgtgtagAGAGGTTTTGCATTTGACCAAATTCGAGTGGACCAGCTCTTCTTATACAAATCAATGTATGGACGGCCATCTTTATTCATGgcattattgtatttaattattccTCTCTGCCCACATTCCTTGTTTTTTAAGGCGTACCATTACTACCGGCGCGCAGCAGTCGGCGGCCACGCACATGCTCAATATCGCTGTGCAAAGTTGCTCCTAGCCGGCGGGCACCAAAGTGTAGAAAAGCTGAACAAAGCCATGAACCTCCTTCAGAAGGCTGCTGCAGCTGGCCTGACTAAGGTGGGCCTCATCTTGCTTCGCTACAATTTTAATGCATTATCTAAATATATTAGTTACTactaaatgtttgaaaatggatccaaatattttttttgtgtagcattaATGTTTACCGGAACCAATAGCTTATTAAATTGTGTTCTTGTAATGTATGGGTTTCTCATGCCGGTGTGCTTGAATCCCCATTTATAGGCTCAAACGTGCCTGGCTTCTGTGTATGCTCAGGAGCCTGTGAGAAACGGGAGCAAGTCTGTCCACTACCTGCAGATGGCAGCAAAGAGCAGAGTGAGCACAATTCTAGATGCTTCCAGTCTTTTATTGTTGACTTATACCTGATACTGCCTTTCCAGGTCCAGAAATATTTCGATGACTTTTGCCGTTAGTACCACCACCACACTGGGTTTAAAACAAAATAGTCAAGATGTAgattttcagttttattttactttcagTAGTATTTGGCTGGACTGAGGTTACTGGACATAACCACTATTTTCAATACTTTTTGGTTTGATTATGGTGTTTCAATTTTACATTTGTGAGCTCAGTGTTTGTCTTCTTGTGTTTAGGACGACACCGCTCTGCTCCTGTTGGGTCAGTGCTACGAGAGTGGCTTTGGGGTCCAGCAGAACCTGAGAACAGCAATGGAATTGTACAGACGCGCTGCTCAAGCAGGCAACAATGAGGCACGGCTTCTACTGACACCTCCCGCCGAGACAGACGGTAAGCGAAAGCGCGTCTTCTGTGTGTCGCCGCAGTGAGTAACTGAACCCCGCCTTGCGGTCTATATGCAGTGTTGCGCTCCATCCGATCCTCCCCATGTTTCGTCGTGTCTGAATTCCACCTCAAGCAGCCACGCTCATCTCCGGCCGATGCAGACGCCGGTCCTTCTGTGACCCTTCCCTTCCTGCCTCACTCCTGGAGCACAGGGAGCATGGATGTCCGCCCATCGCTATCCTCCACTCTTCATCACCTTCATCCCCAAAGCACAGAGGGGAAATCATGCCGGTGGATGGTAGGGATTGGATAGCTGCCATCTATggtggtttgtttttgttttgtcctgCACAGGTGAGTTCTCCTGTTACTTAGAATTAGCCCACCGGATGTTCTATGTGTGTTTTACTTGGAGGCACTGCTCTGTAGCACAACACGGCACGATTTATGGCTTTGATATTTGGTTTCTATACCCGTGTTGGTGAgttattttcatatattcaGCTATTAAGGTATCCGTACGCGATCTcatagtacatatagtacatacacaaccaatgcatgtgtgtgtgtggcagggaTTCAATCTGGCCCATAATAATCCACATAGCGATCAAAGTAAGTagcctttatatttgtattacgtaaatactaataatgttttattcaGTGTTAAAGATAATGTGAGGAGGACATAATCCGCGTTACAGACAACTTGATATGGTGTCCGACCTGTCGTATGGCATACCTCCAACCTTTTATTTCTACTTGTGCCGATGTTAACATAAAGTATACACTGCAAGACTTTTGCTACTGTGTGCATATGCACAATAAAATTCTACAAAACAGTATTTGGCTGGATTCTATTTGCACTAAACGAGTGGAAACACAAAGATGGATGCCTTCATTATTGTCACAATCAGTTCTAATAATCAGTAGCATCATctgtgtaaagcaggggtctcaaactcaatttaattgggggccactggaactagggactgggtgagactgggccgcatcaggttttccaaaaaaaaaaacgcatttattaaaaacagaaaaatgaataaactttgctttggttctgattttctacaagctctgataaaacattccactgttctctgtatttttctacacaaaataagatgaaaataaataaacaaatcaagaataaagaaaatcaatgaatcagtaataaataaatataataataataaaacggcaaataataaaaacttaagaaaccacatatagttggtgggtagacaaattatttttttcagattaaaatgaacaaagcattattagagccctgtagacatgacaaaacaccactatagtcacatttatactctttttatttacaacatattgcgcaactgcagggtcttgagacacatgctaactcgcaaactagagaactagcgacctaaacggtagccttcaagttatttcctttaaacttaaatagcccaaaacttaccacttccac from Doryrhamphus excisus isolate RoL2022-K1 chromosome 23, RoL_Dexc_1.0, whole genome shotgun sequence carries:
- the dele1 gene encoding death ligand signal enhancer; this translates as MWRAKGIVWRVLHRYHSSTPLRLPQNHHVEDEVINTSTVLSTSRNSPDSSSQKEEDGERRRKKHGAFRFSSPELRRYTALDAMGWGAAAVLFMQICRRVHSRFSSGTDPSPNLTAASNIHNCGYRLLLEIISRNDVVPRGSGVLCLHGRSSGESSSTSGGDDGRHQHSSEQKHLTTPTSMLNHQGPPGQDSPLEEGSLDLNLSDSCPSENVCRQDSAETEYAHDEGMFLGEKRLAEAAQNLKKVADTSVPVVLNIIGLQRVKSKNYEEAFVCFVAAAEQGYSKAQFNAGVCYEMGKGVSKDKDKAYHYYRRAAVGGHAHAQYRCAKLLLAGGHQSVEKLNKAMNLLQKAAAAGLTKAQTCLASVYAQEPVRNGSKSVHYLQMAAKSRDDTALLLLGQCYESGFGVQQNLRTAMELYRRAAQAGNNEARLLLTPPAETDVLRSIRSSPCFVVSEFHLKQPRSSPADADAGPSVTLPFLPHSWSTGSMDVRPSLSSTLHHLHPQSTEGKSCRWMVGIG